One region of Dokdonia sp. 4H-3-7-5 genomic DNA includes:
- a CDS encoding M14 family metallopeptidase has protein sequence MKRLFLLPLLAIIISCGDTKDNPENKDFTTRFEKSGGTETPTYQEVIAFYKDLDTAYRSIKTYEVGTTDAGEPLTLVTFNPNRSFDSEFSDDKDVRRILINNGIHPGESDGIDATMMLMRDLAQGKIEAPENTWVSAIAIYNVGGALNRNSGTRTNQNGPKEYGFRGNAQNYDLNRDFIKRDTKNAAAFAEIYHMIEPDVFIDNHVSNGADYQYTLTHLFTQHNKLGGALGDYVHDEFQPMLEEDLKTKDWEITPYVNVFNSTPEKGFSQFMDYPRYSTGFTSLWNTIGLMVETHMLKPYKPRVEGTYELMKSILKITAENGTKIKEMRESAFNAFAKAETYPVQFELDTTKTTTLDFLGYEGRMQPSEVTGKERLKYDVNKPFTKKVTYYDYFKPTKEVMIPKAYVIPRGYRDVALILKANDIKFDQLKKDTTFVAQVYHIDTYETRNSPYEGHYLHYNTSLKTSEEEVTIPRGGYIVPTDQKGIRYILETLEPEATDSFFNWNFFDTILQQKEGFSPYVWEDKAQQFLETHPKIRIEFNLKKSLNPDFANNWYAQLDWIHKKSSSYEKAHLRYPIVRMLN, from the coding sequence ATGAAAAGACTTTTTTTACTCCCACTACTCGCCATTATCATAAGTTGTGGTGACACAAAAGATAATCCAGAAAATAAAGACTTTACTACGCGCTTTGAAAAAAGCGGAGGTACAGAAACACCAACCTACCAAGAAGTCATCGCTTTTTATAAGGATCTTGATACTGCATATCGCTCTATAAAAACCTATGAAGTAGGCACGACTGATGCTGGCGAACCGCTCACGCTAGTTACTTTTAATCCTAATCGAAGTTTTGACAGTGAGTTTTCTGACGATAAAGATGTGCGTCGTATTCTCATTAATAATGGTATTCACCCTGGGGAGTCAGACGGAATCGATGCAACTATGATGCTTATGCGAGACCTCGCACAAGGAAAGATAGAGGCCCCAGAAAACACATGGGTAAGTGCGATTGCAATCTATAATGTGGGTGGCGCTCTTAACCGTAATAGCGGGACGAGAACCAATCAGAATGGACCAAAAGAATATGGTTTCCGAGGAAATGCACAAAACTATGATCTTAACCGTGACTTTATAAAGCGTGACACAAAAAACGCTGCCGCTTTTGCAGAAATTTATCACATGATTGAGCCAGATGTTTTTATAGATAATCACGTAAGCAATGGCGCAGATTATCAATACACGCTCACACATCTCTTTACACAACACAACAAACTGGGAGGAGCATTAGGTGACTACGTACATGATGAGTTCCAGCCTATGCTAGAGGAAGACCTTAAGACAAAAGACTGGGAAATTACTCCTTATGTGAACGTCTTTAATAGCACTCCAGAAAAAGGCTTTAGCCAGTTTATGGATTACCCACGCTACTCGACGGGTTTCACCTCGCTATGGAACACCATAGGACTTATGGTAGAAACTCACATGCTCAAACCCTACAAACCTAGAGTGGAAGGAACGTACGAATTAATGAAAAGCATCTTAAAAATCACTGCCGAAAACGGCACGAAGATTAAAGAAATGCGTGAAAGTGCTTTTAACGCTTTCGCGAAAGCGGAAACCTATCCTGTACAATTTGAGTTAGACACCACAAAAACCACCACTCTAGACTTCTTAGGATATGAAGGAAGGATGCAACCTAGTGAAGTAACCGGGAAGGAACGTCTTAAATATGACGTTAATAAACCTTTTACTAAAAAAGTTACTTACTACGATTATTTTAAGCCTACAAAGGAGGTAATGATACCAAAAGCTTATGTAATCCCAAGGGGTTACAGAGATGTTGCGCTTATCTTAAAGGCAAATGACATTAAGTTTGATCAGCTTAAAAAGGACACGACATTTGTTGCTCAAGTATATCATATAGACACCTATGAAACTCGAAATAGCCCTTATGAAGGTCATTATTTACATTACAACACCAGTTTAAAAACTTCTGAAGAAGAAGTTACCATACCAAGAGGTGGCTACATAGTACCTACAGACCAAAAAGGAATACGCTACATTCTAGAAACGCTAGAGCCAGAGGCGACAGATAGTTTCTTTAACTGGAACTTTTTTGACACCATATTGCAACAGAAGGAAGGCTTCTCGCCATATGTATGGGAAGATAAGGCTCAACAATTTCTTGAGACTCACCCTAAAATTAGAATAGAGTTTAATCTCAAGA